Proteins encoded by one window of Calditerrivibrio sp.:
- a CDS encoding amino acid ABC transporter ATP-binding protein produces MIKAENVIKTYANGVKALRGVSIEIMQGEVVVIIGPSGSGKSTFLRTLNHLETIDGGKIVIDGIELTDSKTNINKVREEVGMVFQQFNLFPHLTALENITLAPRVVKKMKKEEAEEIALQLLKRVGLGDRGSSYPSQLSGGQQQRVAIARALAMKPKIMLFDEPTSALDPEMIGEVLDVMKTLAKEGMTMVVVTHEMGFAREVSDRIVFMDEGNIVEMGKPEEIFSNPQNDRLKQFLGQIL; encoded by the coding sequence ATCATTAAAGCAGAAAATGTAATAAAAACCTATGCAAACGGTGTAAAAGCCCTCAGAGGTGTTTCCATAGAAATAATGCAAGGTGAAGTTGTAGTCATAATCGGTCCCAGCGGTTCTGGTAAATCGACTTTTTTAAGAACATTAAACCATCTTGAAACCATCGATGGTGGGAAGATCGTAATTGACGGCATAGAGTTGACCGACAGCAAAACAAATATAAACAAAGTCCGCGAAGAAGTTGGGATGGTATTCCAGCAATTCAATCTTTTCCCTCATCTAACTGCACTGGAAAACATTACTTTAGCACCAAGGGTGGTAAAAAAGATGAAAAAAGAGGAAGCTGAAGAGATCGCTCTTCAACTTTTAAAAAGAGTAGGATTAGGTGATAGGGGTAGCAGTTATCCCTCCCAGCTATCCGGCGGACAACAACAAAGGGTAGCCATAGCCAGAGCACTTGCAATGAAACCAAAGATAATGCTTTTTGATGAACCCACAAGTGCACTTGACCCAGAAATGATTGGAGAAGTGTTGGATGTTATGAAAACGTTAGCCAAAGAAGGTATGACAATGGTAGTTGTAACCCATGAAATGGGGTTTGCAAGGGAGGTTTCAGATCGAATCGTATTTATGGATGAAGGAAACATCGTTGAAATGGGTAAACCGGAGGAGATATTTTCAAATCCTCAAAACGATAGATTAAAACAGTTTTTAGGGCAGATACTATAG
- a CDS encoding amino acid ABC transporter permease, with protein sequence MLRQKKNNFLWNIVFIAILGSIVYFVYYSTKKVDYIWRWERVPSYIISAEKVDIRAPFEGVLTFEGKTIVIKSKDGKEVKKISEYDTSILTDGTDVYEGDIVASKKVYKIGPLTEGLWNTLYISFVSIVIAIFIGIITGLCRISSNIALKKLAITYIELIRGTPLLVQIFIFYFFIGTVFQLDRITSGIAALAIFAGAYIAEIVRAGIQSIPKGQMEASRSLGMNYFQAMRYIILPQALKRTLPPMAGQFISLIKDSSLVSVISITDLTKAGREIVSTTFSPFEVWFVVAMMYLLLTSGLSFLVQVLERRLAASD encoded by the coding sequence ATGCTTAGACAAAAGAAAAACAATTTTTTATGGAATATTGTATTTATTGCTATTTTAGGTTCTATAGTGTATTTTGTATACTATTCAACGAAAAAAGTTGATTATATATGGAGATGGGAAAGGGTCCCATCTTATATCATAAGTGCTGAAAAGGTAGATATCAGGGCACCTTTCGAAGGTGTCCTTACCTTTGAAGGGAAGACTATAGTAATCAAAAGTAAAGATGGTAAAGAGGTTAAAAAAATATCCGAGTACGACACCAGTATCTTAACAGATGGTACTGATGTATACGAAGGTGATATCGTAGCAAGTAAAAAGGTATATAAGATTGGACCGTTGACCGAAGGGCTCTGGAACACCCTTTATATATCTTTTGTATCCATCGTAATTGCAATTTTTATAGGGATCATCACAGGGTTATGTAGAATATCATCCAACATTGCTCTAAAAAAGCTTGCAATAACTTACATAGAGCTTATACGGGGCACACCACTTCTGGTGCAGATATTTATATTTTATTTCTTCATCGGAACAGTTTTCCAGCTTGATAGAATAACATCAGGTATAGCTGCCCTTGCCATCTTTGCTGGTGCCTATATCGCTGAGATAGTAAGAGCAGGTATACAATCGATACCAAAAGGACAGATGGAAGCATCCCGCAGCTTAGGGATGAACTACTTCCAAGCGATGAGATACATAATCTTGCCACAGGCTTTAAAAAGAACATTGCCACCCATGGCTGGACAGTTTATATCCCTTATCAAAGATTCATCTCTGGTTTCAGTGATCTCCATTACAGACCTTACAAAAGCTGGTAGAGAAATAGTATCTACCACTTTTAGCCCTTTTGAAGTCTGGTTTGTCGTGGCTATGATGTACTTACTACTTACATCTGGATTATCATTTTTAGTACAAGTATTAGAAAGGAGACTTGCCGCCAGTGATTAG
- a CDS encoding 2Fe-2S iron-sulfur cluster binding domain-containing protein has translation MFFGGKKYKVIIKNLNITIEVRGGTNLYEILVQNGIAVPSLCKGSGQCGKCKVRIVSADGKPINKPSKKDNIILAPISIDAGFRLACQYEVKSDILVDTTEFYRSPDVDTEIVSIKKKPSVKSEEKADSLDKKEIESAKNTDPTKAQDTLLEDIIKPQVIKVTPRKKEVNQENKPQENVSVLKQNEDLSPNEETYDPVDGVILVQYPQGVKYFTYSPSIDNISGEGFVKTSEKLISFINDIKFADFLYNKIGVKNAERLLIITDDRMGAGDILLNLITYHKIDLNGLFCEIVSPYEHPKDLLSFFRLVSNIKDNALSIPLDNLSDCYFSSSGKLYHLNCRYIVEDIKIMEFINVGKNPIIDISADLTELIIKDNLSNPDSILLTALLRTIASLKVLGIVDQNLNLKSRNELIDRIPLELLVKLSFRNEQRLFNIFRNKDVNIYISQNELDTINHLRVFINTLCTFTEKNCGKIDTLSFHTLSPMETLINEFINMSIIPQKFSKKTRHLHGDPVVNCIKFFNYKDIPSFIKKTFGEEFITLDLYKNEDFNNISKIFEKEFLSH, from the coding sequence ATGTTTTTTGGTGGTAAAAAATACAAGGTAATAATAAAAAATCTCAACATAACGATAGAGGTGCGTGGAGGCACCAATCTCTATGAAATCCTTGTTCAAAACGGTATTGCTGTACCTTCACTCTGTAAAGGTAGTGGTCAATGCGGCAAATGCAAAGTGAGAATAGTATCTGCAGATGGCAAACCAATAAACAAACCCTCTAAAAAAGACAACATTATCCTTGCACCCATAAGCATAGATGCAGGTTTTAGATTAGCATGCCAATATGAAGTAAAAAGTGACATCCTCGTCGACACCACAGAATTTTACCGCAGTCCCGATGTGGACACAGAGATCGTTTCGATAAAGAAAAAACCCAGTGTTAAATCAGAAGAAAAAGCTGACTCATTAGATAAAAAAGAGATAGAATCGGCAAAAAATACTGACCCCACAAAAGCTCAAGATACACTCTTAGAAGATATCATAAAACCCCAAGTAATCAAAGTAACACCCAGAAAAAAAGAGGTTAATCAAGAAAACAAACCCCAGGAAAATGTCTCAGTGCTAAAACAGAACGAAGATTTGTCACCTAACGAAGAAACTTACGATCCGGTTGATGGTGTAATACTTGTCCAATACCCTCAAGGAGTCAAGTATTTTACCTATTCGCCTAGTATCGATAATATCTCTGGAGAAGGGTTTGTTAAGACCTCCGAAAAGCTCATCTCTTTTATAAATGATATAAAGTTTGCTGATTTCTTATACAACAAAATAGGTGTAAAAAATGCTGAACGGTTATTGATCATCACAGATGATCGTATGGGTGCTGGAGATATTCTGTTAAATCTAATAACGTATCACAAGATCGATTTAAATGGACTTTTTTGTGAAATTGTTTCCCCTTATGAACACCCAAAAGATCTTTTATCTTTCTTTAGATTAGTCTCTAACATTAAAGACAATGCTCTGAGCATACCTTTAGATAATCTTTCTGATTGCTATTTTAGTTCCTCTGGCAAACTATACCATCTAAACTGCCGATATATTGTAGAAGATATAAAAATTATGGAGTTCATAAATGTTGGAAAAAATCCTATTATAGACATCAGCGCTGATCTTACAGAGCTAATAATCAAGGACAACCTGAGCAACCCTGACTCAATATTACTAACCGCTTTACTAAGAACTATTGCCAGTTTAAAGGTACTGGGCATAGTAGATCAAAACCTAAACCTTAAAAGCAGAAATGAGCTAATAGATAGAATCCCTCTGGAATTACTTGTTAAGCTGAGCTTTAGAAATGAACAAAGACTTTTTAACATCTTTAGAAATAAAGATGTAAATATTTATATAAGTCAAAATGAACTTGATACCATAAACCATCTAAGGGTTTTCATTAACACCCTTTGTACCTTTACAGAAAAAAATTGTGGGAAAATAGATACCCTTTCATTTCATACATTATCCCCCATGGAAACCCTCATAAACGAGTTTATCAATATGAGTATAATCCCCCAAAAGTTTAGCAAAAAAACAAGGCATCTTCATGGAGATCCAGTTGTAAACTGTATTAAATTTTTTAACTACAAAGATATCCCATCGTTCATAAAAAAAACGTTTGGTGAAGAATTTATCACATTAGATCTTTACAAAAATGAAGATTTCAATAATATTAGTAAAATCTTCGAAAAAGAGTTTCTCAGTCACTAA
- a CDS encoding transporter substrate-binding domain-containing protein, translating to MKKLFLVLFSLFFVSFAMSADMAIWEKSTLNAIIKKKELRVGLEAGYMPFEMKDKKGNIVGFDVDIAKEMAKELGVKLTLVNTAWDGIIPALLTNKFDIIMSGMTITPQRNMQVNFSEPYIVVGQTILLKKDLAGKVKSYKDLNDPKYTITTKLGVTADFATKKLMPKAKLRLFETEQEAAMEVINGKADAFVYDLPYNAIFYAQHKDKLVFLDKPFTYEPLAWAINKGDPDFLNWLNNFLMIIKGDGRYEAIYNKWFKSTDWLKEVQ from the coding sequence GTGAAAAAGCTATTTTTAGTGTTATTCAGCTTATTTTTTGTATCTTTTGCAATGTCAGCAGATATGGCTATCTGGGAGAAATCTACCCTCAATGCCATCATCAAAAAGAAAGAGCTTAGGGTTGGTTTAGAAGCTGGATATATGCCTTTTGAAATGAAAGATAAAAAGGGGAACATAGTAGGCTTTGATGTGGATATTGCTAAAGAGATGGCAAAAGAGCTGGGTGTGAAGTTGACACTGGTCAACACAGCATGGGATGGCATTATCCCAGCATTACTTACTAACAAATTTGACATAATTATGTCAGGTATGACTATTACACCCCAAAGAAACATGCAGGTCAATTTCTCAGAACCATACATAGTTGTAGGACAAACTATACTGCTGAAAAAAGACTTAGCTGGAAAGGTTAAAAGCTATAAAGACCTCAACGATCCCAAATACACTATAACAACAAAACTTGGTGTAACTGCAGATTTTGCAACAAAAAAATTGATGCCAAAGGCTAAGCTCAGACTTTTCGAGACTGAACAGGAAGCTGCTATGGAAGTAATAAACGGCAAAGCTGATGCCTTTGTTTACGATCTACCCTACAATGCTATTTTTTATGCACAGCATAAAGATAAGCTTGTCTTCCTTGACAAACCTTTCACCTACGAACCCCTTGCTTGGGCTATAAATAAAGGTGATCCAGACTTTCTGAATTGGCTTAATAACTTTTTAATGATAATAAAAGGTGATGGTAGATACGAAGCCATATACAACAAATGGTTTAAATCAACCGATTGGCTGAAAGAAGTTCAATAG
- a CDS encoding CBS domain-containing protein, translated as MLIKDWMTTDIITIDPDDTVLDAMHLMRENKIRRLPVAKGKKLLGIITEKDIKTFSPSKASTLDIYEMHNILAETPVKDVMTKKVITVSPEDPIEKAALILRDKRIGGLPVVDAKGDLLGVITAIDVFDVFVEAMGMRIPGARISIILDDRPGAIAEMAKIIKQHNLNIISLATFFLKDQSKRDVVIRISGNENDINNAVSDLKSANYDISSFMYMSGKTEA; from the coding sequence ATGCTTATCAAAGATTGGATGACTACAGATATTATCACCATAGATCCCGACGATACCGTCCTTGATGCAATGCACCTTATGAGGGAAAATAAGATCAGACGCCTTCCTGTAGCTAAAGGGAAAAAGCTATTAGGTATCATTACAGAAAAAGATATAAAAACCTTTTCACCCTCGAAAGCCAGCACCCTTGACATTTACGAAATGCACAACATTCTTGCGGAAACCCCAGTAAAAGATGTAATGACCAAAAAAGTTATCACAGTCTCTCCTGAAGATCCTATAGAAAAAGCTGCCCTTATACTCAGGGATAAAAGAATTGGTGGACTACCCGTTGTAGATGCTAAGGGGGATCTTTTGGGTGTTATTACGGCAATAGATGTTTTTGATGTTTTTGTCGAAGCCATGGGGATGAGGATACCTGGGGCCCGCATAAGTATTATACTAGACGATAGACCAGGAGCTATCGCAGAGATGGCTAAAATCATAAAGCAACACAACCTAAACATAATTAGCCTTGCTACCTTTTTCCTAAAAGATCAATCAAAAAGGGATGTAGTAATCCGCATCAGTGGCAATGAAAACGATATAAACAACGCAGTATCAGACTTAAAGTCTGCTAACTACGACATCAGTAGCTTCATGTACATGTCCGGGAAAACTGAAGCCTAA